From Amyelois transitella isolate CPQ chromosome 4, ilAmyTran1.1, whole genome shotgun sequence, one genomic window encodes:
- the LOC106132920 gene encoding protein OPI10 homolog: MANVFGLIVSGRLVQTDFTPLEETRFLITINDADAINHVVVFLTGLAPLPAGTVGMVYWSWPDPTAPPNWQLLGHISNTKPSAIFKISNLKKLHELTDENKFMSAFGQQQICHNAQLGISIEPEANVQLLASSVAQQTNGYITFAQKMLENLVNFVASFSVTQEQMTPTPGVSYIPLNTLHTWYQNFERRLQQNPNFWKV, from the exons GTGCAGACAGACTTTACGCCCCTGGAGGAAACCCGCTTCCTCATCACCATTAATGACGCAGATGCCATTAATCATGTGGTTGTATTCCTCACTGGGCTGGCCCCACTGCCGGCCGGCACAGTGGGCATGGTCTACTGGAGCTGGCCTGACCCCACGGCGCCTCCCAACTGGCAGCTCCTCGGACACATATCTAACACCAAGCCCTCGGCCATATTTAAGATCTCCAACTTGAAGAAACTTCATGAATTGACTG ATGAAAACAAGTTTATGAGTGCATTTGGGCAGCAGCAAATCTGTCACAACGCTCAGCTCGGCATCTCTATAGAGCCGGAAGCCAACGTGCAGCTCCTGGCATCGTCCGTG GCTCAACAAACCAATGGCTACATCACGTTTGCACAGAAAATGCTAGAGAACCTAGTGAACTTCGTGGCGTCCTTCTCTGTAACGCAGGAGCAGATGACCCCCACCCCAGGCGTCTCCTACATCCCGCTCAACACCTTACACACGTGGTACCAGAACTTTGAGAGGAGACTACAACAGAATCCCAATTTCTGGAAAGTCTAG